From the genome of Palaemon carinicauda isolate YSFRI2023 chromosome 6, ASM3689809v2, whole genome shotgun sequence, one region includes:
- the LOC137642252 gene encoding pentraxin fusion protein-like codes for MCTIYGADNGVYENFSFFADPEIPPVEVLEDISPSKPTYASDPYASGSPKELAVNEIYVNDDMYESKDGLVKPWWMVDLKELRTVHQVQIFTRQNFRPERLHDIEVRIGQNLVLDGDMTSYTLMSTYKGPYDVSQGHVICSNLRGVTGRYLSIQIVNSDVSRLQLVEVRVYVAKII; via the exons ATGTGTACAATCTACGGTGCTGACAACGGAGTCTATGAAAACTTCAGTTTCTTTGCTGACCCAGAAATTCCTCCTGTGGAagttcttgaagatatttctccaTCAAAACCAACATATGCGAGTGACCCTTACGCTTCAGG AAGTCCTAAGGAACTTGCTGTCAATGAAATTTATGTAAACGATGATATGTATGAATCAAAGGACGGTTTAGTGAAACCCTGGTGGATGGTTGATCTCAAGGAGCTACGAACTGTTCACCAAGTCCAGATATTTACCAGACAGAATTTTCGCCCCGAAAGACTTCATGATATTGAG GTCCGTATTGGCCAAAATCTGGTTTTAGATGGAGATATGACATCCTATACTCTAATGTCCACCTACAAGGGGCCCTACGACGTTAGCCAGGGGCATGTCATCTGCTCAAATCTAAGAGGTGTTACCGGTAGATACCTTAGCATTCAGATTGTTAACAGTGACGTCAGTCGTCTTCAGCTGGTGGAAGTTAGGGTTTATGTTGcaaaaataatttaa